In Arthrobacter sp. SLBN-112, a genomic segment contains:
- the mmsA gene encoding multiple monosaccharide ABC transporter ATP-binding protein, whose product MNTPILQMRGITKTFPGVKALQDVTLDVNRGEVHAICGENGAGKSTLMKVLSGVYPDNTFDGEILFENEPCNFSSISDSEKRGIVIIHQELALSPFLSIAENIYLGNEQATNGWVDWRKTNLEAAKLLARVGLDENPITPVQHISVGKQQLVEIAKALSKEVKLLILDEPTAALNDEDSGHLLDLILHLKGQGVTSIIISHKLNEIRKVADAVTIIRDGKTIETLRLDEGQITQERIIRGMVGRDLESLYPDRHPNIGEEVLRIEDWSVRHPQDHARMVVKNANLHVRKGEVVGLAGLMGAGRTELAMSVFGRTYGTATSGKVYKYGEEINTATVSDAIRHGIAYATEDRKHYGLNLIEDIKRNISLAALRKLAKRGFVDKNQETVVANGYRNSMNIKAPSVAAITGKLSGGNQQKVVLSKWMFSDPDVLILDEPTRGIDVGAKYEIYTIIARLAAEGKAVIVISSELPELLGICDRIYTLAAGHITGEVPIAEATQETLMHYMTKEKE is encoded by the coding sequence ATGAACACACCCATTCTTCAGATGCGAGGAATCACCAAAACGTTCCCGGGCGTGAAAGCGCTCCAGGATGTCACCCTGGATGTGAACCGTGGAGAGGTCCATGCCATCTGCGGTGAAAACGGCGCCGGCAAATCAACGCTCATGAAAGTGTTGTCCGGCGTCTATCCTGACAACACCTTCGACGGGGAGATCCTCTTCGAAAACGAGCCCTGCAATTTCTCCAGCATCTCCGACAGCGAGAAGCGGGGCATCGTGATCATCCACCAGGAACTGGCGTTGAGCCCGTTCCTCTCCATCGCCGAGAACATCTACCTTGGCAATGAGCAGGCCACCAACGGTTGGGTGGACTGGCGCAAGACCAACCTGGAGGCAGCCAAGCTGCTTGCCCGCGTGGGACTCGATGAAAACCCGATCACCCCTGTGCAGCACATCAGCGTAGGCAAGCAGCAGTTGGTGGAGATCGCCAAGGCGCTCTCCAAGGAAGTGAAGCTGCTCATCCTGGACGAACCCACGGCCGCCCTCAACGACGAGGACTCCGGCCACCTGCTGGACCTGATCCTCCACTTGAAGGGCCAAGGAGTCACCAGCATCATCATCAGCCACAAACTCAACGAGATCCGCAAGGTGGCCGATGCCGTCACCATCATCCGGGACGGCAAGACCATCGAGACCCTCCGGCTTGATGAAGGACAGATCACACAGGAGCGGATCATCCGCGGCATGGTGGGACGGGACCTGGAGAGCCTGTACCCGGACCGCCACCCGAACATCGGTGAAGAAGTCCTCCGGATCGAAGACTGGTCCGTCCGCCACCCCCAGGACCACGCCCGAATGGTGGTCAAGAACGCCAACCTGCACGTCAGGAAGGGCGAAGTGGTGGGACTTGCCGGGCTGATGGGCGCCGGCCGCACGGAGCTTGCCATGAGCGTGTTTGGCCGCACGTACGGGACCGCCACCTCAGGCAAGGTCTACAAGTACGGCGAGGAAATCAACACCGCCACCGTCTCTGACGCGATCCGGCACGGCATTGCCTACGCCACCGAGGACCGGAAGCACTACGGCCTGAACCTCATCGAGGACATCAAGCGCAACATCTCCCTGGCAGCGCTGCGCAAGCTCGCAAAACGCGGCTTCGTGGACAAGAACCAGGAGACCGTGGTGGCCAACGGCTACCGCAACAGCATGAACATCAAGGCACCCTCGGTGGCCGCCATCACCGGAAAACTCTCCGGCGGCAACCAGCAGAAGGTCGTGCTGAGCAAATGGATGTTCTCCGATCCCGATGTACTCATCCTCGATGAACCCACCCGCGGGATCGACGTCGGCGCCAAATACGAGATCTACACGATCATTGCCAGGCTCGCGGCCGAAGGAAAAGCCGTGATCGTCATTTCCTCGGAACTTCCCGAACTCCTGGGCATCTGCGACCGCATCTATACCCTCGCCGCCGGCCATATCACCGGTGAGGTGCCCATCGCCGAGGCCACCCAGGAAACCCTGATGCACTACATGACCAAAGAGAAGGAATAG
- the araB gene encoding ribulokinase: MPESLSSSSPDHVVIGVDYGTLSGRAVVVRVRDGKELGSAVHEYPHAVVTDVLPRDTAGDDGARLPGEWALQVPNDYREVLRAAVPAAVAAAGIDPADVVGIATDFTACTMVPVKADGTPLNEVPGYANRPHAYVKLWRHHAAQGQADRINRLAAERGEDWLPRYGGLISSEWEFAKGLQLLEEDPEAYAAMDHWVEAADWIVWQLCGRYVRNACTAGYKGIYQDGRYPSEDFLSALNPDFKDFVGSKLEHTIGRLGDAAGTLTAEAAAWTGLPEGIAVAVGNVDAHVTAPAAKAVEPGQLVAIMGTSTCHVMNGAELREVPGMCGVVDGGIVDGLWGYEAGQSGVGDIFGWFTESGVPPEYHQAAEAAGLGIHEYLTALASRQAIGEHGLIALDWHSGNRSVLVDHELSGIVVGQTLATRPEDTYRALLEATAFGTRTIVDAFRDAGVPVKEFIVAGGLLKNRLLMQIYADATGLQLSTIGSEQGPALGSAIHAAVAAGEYADIREAAAAMGAEPGEVYTPIPENVAAYEELFQEYKALHDYFGRGGNEVMHRLKAIQRNAAKATVEVSA, translated from the coding sequence ATGCCAGAATCTCTCTCCAGCTCCAGCCCTGACCACGTCGTCATCGGGGTGGACTACGGAACACTCTCGGGCCGTGCCGTGGTGGTGCGGGTCCGTGACGGGAAGGAGCTCGGCAGTGCGGTCCATGAGTACCCGCACGCTGTGGTCACCGACGTCCTGCCACGTGACACAGCAGGCGACGACGGAGCCAGGCTTCCCGGGGAGTGGGCGCTTCAGGTGCCCAATGACTACCGGGAGGTCCTTCGCGCCGCGGTCCCGGCTGCGGTGGCTGCCGCGGGGATCGACCCGGCGGACGTCGTCGGTATTGCCACGGACTTCACTGCCTGCACTATGGTCCCGGTCAAGGCTGACGGCACGCCGTTGAACGAAGTGCCGGGTTATGCGAATCGGCCGCATGCCTATGTGAAGCTGTGGCGCCATCACGCCGCCCAGGGGCAGGCCGACCGCATTAACCGGCTTGCGGCCGAACGGGGCGAGGACTGGCTTCCGCGCTATGGGGGTTTGATCTCCTCGGAGTGGGAGTTCGCCAAGGGGCTGCAGCTGCTGGAGGAGGATCCGGAGGCCTACGCCGCGATGGACCATTGGGTGGAGGCGGCCGACTGGATCGTCTGGCAGCTGTGCGGCCGGTATGTCCGCAACGCCTGCACGGCCGGGTATAAGGGCATCTACCAGGACGGCCGCTACCCGTCCGAGGATTTCCTGTCCGCCCTGAACCCGGATTTCAAGGACTTTGTCGGCTCCAAACTGGAACACACCATTGGCCGGCTGGGTGACGCCGCCGGCACCCTCACGGCGGAGGCTGCAGCCTGGACCGGACTGCCCGAGGGCATCGCCGTGGCGGTGGGAAACGTTGACGCGCATGTCACGGCGCCGGCTGCGAAAGCGGTGGAGCCCGGGCAGTTGGTGGCCATCATGGGCACCTCGACCTGCCACGTCATGAACGGCGCCGAACTGCGCGAAGTACCGGGCATGTGCGGTGTAGTGGACGGCGGCATCGTGGACGGGCTGTGGGGCTATGAGGCAGGCCAGTCCGGGGTGGGGGACATCTTTGGCTGGTTCACCGAGTCCGGCGTCCCGCCGGAATACCACCAGGCGGCCGAAGCTGCAGGCCTGGGCATTCACGAATACCTCACGGCACTGGCCTCCCGGCAGGCTATTGGGGAGCATGGATTGATTGCGCTGGACTGGCACTCGGGGAACCGTTCGGTGCTGGTGGACCACGAGCTTTCCGGGATTGTGGTGGGGCAGACCCTGGCCACCAGGCCCGAGGATACGTACCGTGCGCTGTTGGAGGCCACGGCGTTCGGGACCCGCACGATTGTGGATGCTTTCCGCGATGCAGGGGTTCCGGTCAAGGAATTCATTGTGGCCGGCGGGCTGCTGAAGAACAGGCTGCTGATGCAGATTTATGCGGATGCCACCGGGTTGCAGCTCTCCACCATTGGTTCGGAGCAGGGCCCGGCCCTGGGATCGGCGATCCACGCTGCCGTGGCCGCCGGTGAATATGCTGACATCCGCGAGGCCGCCGCCGCGATGGGTGCCGAGCCAGGTGAGGTTTACACGCCGATCCCGGAAAACGTGGCCGCCTACGAGGAACTGTTCCAGGAGTACAAGGCCCTGCACGACTACTTCGGCCGCGGCGGCAACGAGGTTATGCACCGGCTTAAGGCCATCCAGCGCAACGC
- the chvE gene encoding multiple monosaccharide ABC transporter substrate-binding protein, giving the protein MVRIKKLVGAVALVLALTVGATGCGSRGAATEPSSAAKPSDSLVGISMPTQTSERWIADGANVEKSLKDLGYKTDLQFANDDIPTQVSQIENMLTKGAKALIIAAIDGTTLTDVLAKAKEQNVKVIAYDRLINGTPNVDYYTTFDNYTVGVQQATSLLTGLGLLDANGKKVDGKGPFNVELFAGSPDDNNANFFWTGAMDTLKPYLDAGTLKVPSGQTKFEQAAILRWQAPVAQKRMEDILTSAYSSGTKLNGVLSPYDGLSIGIISALTSTGGYAKGTLPVVTGQDAEKGSVKSIIAGEQYSTIFKDTRQLGAQAVKMVDAVLKGQEPETNDTKTYNNKVKVVPAFLLKSVIITKDNYKKELIDSGYYTDADVK; this is encoded by the coding sequence ATGGTGAGAATCAAAAAACTCGTGGGCGCGGTGGCGCTTGTCCTCGCGCTGACGGTGGGAGCCACCGGTTGCGGCTCACGCGGCGCGGCAACAGAACCCAGCAGTGCGGCAAAGCCCAGCGACTCGCTGGTTGGCATCTCGATGCCCACGCAGACATCCGAACGCTGGATCGCCGATGGCGCCAACGTGGAGAAGTCACTCAAGGACCTCGGCTACAAGACGGACCTCCAGTTCGCCAATGACGACATTCCAACCCAGGTCTCACAGATCGAAAACATGCTGACCAAGGGCGCCAAGGCCCTGATCATCGCAGCCATTGACGGCACCACCCTGACCGACGTCCTGGCCAAGGCCAAGGAGCAGAACGTCAAGGTCATCGCGTACGACCGCCTCATTAACGGCACCCCGAACGTCGACTACTACACCACGTTCGACAACTACACGGTCGGCGTACAGCAGGCCACCTCGCTGCTGACCGGCCTGGGCCTCCTTGACGCCAACGGCAAGAAGGTGGACGGCAAGGGCCCCTTCAACGTTGAACTCTTCGCCGGAAGCCCCGACGACAACAACGCCAACTTCTTCTGGACCGGCGCCATGGACACCCTCAAGCCGTACCTGGATGCCGGCACCCTGAAGGTCCCCAGCGGCCAGACCAAGTTTGAGCAGGCCGCGATCCTTCGCTGGCAGGCACCGGTAGCGCAGAAGCGCATGGAGGACATCCTCACTTCCGCGTACAGCTCGGGCACTAAGCTGAACGGCGTCCTGTCCCCGTATGACGGCCTGTCCATCGGCATCATCTCTGCCCTCACCAGCACCGGCGGCTACGCCAAGGGAACCCTCCCGGTCGTCACCGGCCAGGATGCCGAGAAGGGCTCCGTGAAGTCCATCATTGCCGGCGAGCAGTACTCCACCATCTTCAAGGACACCCGCCAGCTGGGTGCCCAGGCCGTCAAGATGGTCGACGCCGTCCTCAAGGGCCAGGAACCGGAAACCAACGACACCAAGACCTACAACAACAAGGTCAAGGTTGTCCCGGCCTTCCTGCTGAAGTCCGTGATCATCACCAAGGACAACTACAAGAAAGAACTGATCGACTCGGGGTACTACACCGACGCCGACGTCAAGTAG
- the mmsB gene encoding multiple monosaccharide ABC transporter permease, which yields MSALRESLGFLTSRLRQVGIFVALILIVLLFQGLTGGILLEPQNVTNLVVQNSYILILAIGMVMVIIAGHIDLSVGSVAGFIGAVAGVMIVHWGWPWWAAIPACLLVGALVGAWQGYWIAYVGIPAFIVTLAGMLIFRGLTLITLKNQQITPFPAELRALGGGFLPDISGGTSVLEWLTVILGVGATVALLIQALKERRIRRKFDLESEPLVWFVIKTAFTALLMLIITFLLASYRGTPIVLVVLAGLVIAYTALMNNSVFGRHTYAIGGNLHAAELSGIKTKAVTFRLFVNMGVLAALAGLVFTARLNSAQPAGGTGFELDSIAAAFIGGAAVTGGIGTVAGAMIGGLIMGVLNNGMSILGLGTDYQQLIKGLVLLVAVGFDIFNKNRSGGGGDLGKRFKLKTTRPPAEEKPVPAASETVQAGVK from the coding sequence ATGTCCGCCCTACGAGAATCGCTCGGATTCCTCACAAGCCGCCTCCGCCAGGTCGGCATCTTCGTTGCCCTGATCCTGATTGTCCTGCTGTTCCAGGGGCTGACCGGCGGGATCCTGCTGGAACCGCAAAACGTCACCAACCTGGTGGTCCAGAACAGCTACATCCTCATCCTCGCCATCGGCATGGTCATGGTGATCATCGCCGGCCACATCGACCTTTCCGTCGGCTCGGTCGCAGGGTTCATCGGCGCCGTGGCGGGCGTCATGATCGTGCACTGGGGCTGGCCCTGGTGGGCCGCCATCCCCGCGTGCCTTTTGGTCGGTGCCCTCGTCGGTGCCTGGCAGGGGTACTGGATCGCCTACGTGGGAATTCCGGCCTTCATCGTCACGCTGGCAGGCATGCTGATTTTCCGTGGCCTGACGCTCATTACCCTGAAGAACCAGCAGATCACGCCCTTCCCGGCCGAGCTGCGGGCCTTGGGCGGAGGATTCCTCCCGGATATTTCCGGCGGTACCTCAGTGCTGGAATGGCTCACGGTCATCCTCGGCGTGGGCGCCACAGTGGCACTCCTCATCCAGGCCCTGAAGGAACGCCGGATCCGCAGGAAGTTCGACCTCGAAAGCGAACCCCTGGTCTGGTTCGTCATCAAAACCGCCTTCACGGCGCTGCTCATGCTCATCATCACCTTCCTGCTGGCGTCCTACCGGGGCACGCCGATCGTCCTGGTGGTCCTGGCAGGGCTGGTGATCGCCTACACCGCGCTGATGAACAACAGCGTGTTCGGCCGGCACACCTATGCAATCGGCGGCAACCTCCATGCAGCTGAGCTCTCAGGAATCAAGACCAAGGCCGTGACCTTCCGGCTCTTCGTGAACATGGGCGTACTCGCTGCCTTGGCAGGCCTCGTCTTCACCGCCCGGCTCAACTCGGCACAGCCGGCAGGCGGAACCGGCTTCGAACTCGATTCGATCGCCGCGGCCTTCATTGGCGGTGCTGCCGTCACCGGCGGCATCGGCACCGTCGCCGGGGCCATGATCGGCGGCCTCATCATGGGCGTGCTCAACAATGGCATGTCCATCCTGGGCCTGGGCACCGACTACCAGCAACTCATCAAGGGCCTGGTGCTCTTGGTCGCCGTCGGCTTCGACATCTTCAACAAGAACCGCAGCGGCGGCGGCGGTGACCTTGGCAAGCGGTTCAAGCTCAAGACCACGCGCCCACCCGCAGAAGAGAAGCCCGTGCCTGCAGCCTCCGAAACGGTACAGGCGGGCGTCAAGTAG